From one bacterium Scap17 genomic stretch:
- a CDS encoding IS481 family transposase — protein sequence MDIKLHKQATTTPKIRADIQAAPSSMTNKDLARQFGVSVSTIQRWRYRDDVLDRSHTRHNLLATLTSEQEEIVIAARELLRLGLDDLLVVAREFLNPNLSRSALQRMLKRRDVPTLAKLARQDAKEDEKPKHRPFKDYEPGYVHIDIKHLPQMPDEDQKRYLYVAIDRATRWVYLEVRSSQSAKDAQAFMKRVEEEAPFTIRTVLTDNGKSFTDRFTVGGERKPSGHHLFDQECQSHGIEHRLIRPGRPQTNGMVERFNGRISDVLATRRYDSSEDLEQTLERYCWLYNHHIPQRALHHKAPIAAMKEWQVERPELFTQAIVNQTEPDT from the coding sequence ATGGACATCAAGCTGCATAAGCAAGCGACGACGACACCGAAAATCCGTGCCGACATCCAAGCAGCTCCCTCCAGCATGACGAACAAAGATCTCGCTCGTCAGTTCGGGGTCAGCGTCTCAACTATACAGCGCTGGCGCTATCGTGATGATGTCCTGGATCGTTCCCACACACGTCATAACCTACTCGCGACTCTGACCTCAGAACAGGAAGAGATCGTCATCGCCGCACGTGAACTGCTTCGCCTGGGGCTCGATGATCTACTTGTCGTTGCTCGCGAATTCCTGAACCCCAATCTGTCGCGTTCCGCACTTCAGCGCATGCTCAAACGACGTGATGTACCGACTCTCGCCAAGCTGGCGCGTCAAGATGCGAAGGAGGACGAGAAGCCCAAGCATCGGCCTTTCAAGGATTATGAGCCCGGGTATGTGCACATTGATATCAAGCACCTGCCCCAAATGCCTGACGAAGATCAGAAGCGTTATCTCTACGTCGCGATTGATCGTGCCACTCGGTGGGTGTATCTGGAGGTCAGATCAAGTCAATCTGCAAAGGATGCCCAGGCGTTCATGAAGCGTGTGGAAGAGGAGGCTCCCTTCACGATTCGAACCGTGCTCACGGACAACGGTAAATCCTTTACCGATCGCTTTACCGTGGGTGGCGAACGTAAGCCCAGTGGACATCACCTTTTCGATCAGGAATGTCAGAGCCATGGCATCGAGCATCGATTGATCAGGCCAGGCAGACCCCAAACGAACGGGATGGTGGAGCGCTTCAATGGGCGTATCAGCGATGTACTGGCGACTCGGCGTTATGACTCAAGTGAGGATTTAGAACAGACACTCGAGCGTTATTGCTGGCTCTATAACCACCACATTCCTCAGAGAGCACTACACCACAAAGCGCCTATAGCAGCAATGAAGGAGTGGCAGGTCGAACGACCTGAGCTGTTTACGCAAGCTATAGTCAATCAGACGGAACCCGACACATAG